One stretch of Brevibacillus laterosporus DNA includes these proteins:
- a CDS encoding GNAT family N-acetyltransferase, which translates to MVTFKRLTELTFAEAVQLWNASFSEYFVDMQVDTSSLLKRLSKDELSPDLSIVAFEEEEPIGFVLTGWRMIKDKKVAWNGGTAIKPEWRGRGVGQLMMKELLSIYAELDIDVATLEAIAENKRAISLYEKMGYEIAGKIILVNQKGELKKGIIPPKPSNSYSLKQGMATEALAIPFYQIWSPYQAQAMGIQDGESVIAYNDEGRCVGYVLYRRMFDNNGRMDGVTVHQCEINPEIDRQEREDITKELLAYVLSPESENIERNTNMIIYEETGLYSVLLDLGFALRIEQVYMINHLKK; encoded by the coding sequence ATGGTTACTTTTAAACGATTGACCGAGCTGACTTTTGCAGAGGCAGTGCAGTTATGGAACGCGAGTTTTTCTGAATATTTCGTTGATATGCAGGTTGATACCAGCTCTCTTTTGAAACGCTTAAGCAAAGATGAACTCTCACCTGACCTATCTATTGTGGCTTTTGAAGAGGAAGAGCCTATTGGTTTTGTTTTGACCGGTTGGAGAATGATTAAGGATAAAAAGGTAGCTTGGAATGGTGGCACTGCAATTAAACCAGAATGGCGTGGACGTGGAGTAGGGCAACTGATGATGAAAGAATTGCTTAGCATCTACGCAGAGCTAGATATAGATGTAGCTACCTTAGAGGCGATTGCTGAGAATAAAAGAGCGATTTCTCTCTATGAAAAAATGGGATATGAGATTGCAGGTAAGATTATATTGGTCAACCAAAAAGGAGAACTAAAGAAGGGTATTATTCCTCCTAAGCCTTCTAATTCCTATTCTTTGAAACAAGGTATGGCCACTGAGGCTTTAGCTATTCCGTTTTATCAGATATGGTCTCCTTATCAAGCTCAAGCTATGGGGATTCAAGATGGCGAATCGGTAATTGCTTATAATGACGAAGGCAGATGTGTGGGCTATGTGCTATATCGAAGAATGTTTGATAATAATGGTAGAATGGACGGAGTCACTGTACATCAATGTGAGATAAATCCCGAAATAGATAGACAGGAAAGAGAAGATATTACGAAAGAGTTGCTTGCTTATGTGCTGAGTCCTGAATCAGAAAATATAGAACGGAATACAAATATGATTATATATGAAGAAACAGGGCTTTATTCTGTCCTACTTGATTTGGGTTTTGCTTTGAGAATTGAACAAGTGTATATGATCAATCATTTGAAAAAGTAA